In Candidatus Defluviilinea proxima, a single genomic region encodes these proteins:
- a CDS encoding GyrI-like domain-containing protein: MEVLDLKKEYKYLYNPSAEKAEIVKVPKLQFAMIDGAIERGKEPGNSPSFAKASEALYSLSYTIKFLMKKRQTNPVDYPVMSLEGLWWVEDGFFDVTVKDNWFYRLMILQPDVVTKDVFAEGLDEVRKKLGDSPLLSQLRLVYFEEGICVQSMHIGPYATEPVTIERMHALALENGYRNRKGAKGKHHEIYLSDPRKSEPGKLKTVLRHPLEKI, from the coding sequence ATGGAAGTCCTAGACCTGAAGAAAGAATACAAATATCTCTATAATCCTTCAGCAGAGAAAGCTGAGATTGTGAAAGTGCCAAAATTGCAATTTGCAATGATCGATGGCGCGATCGAACGGGGAAAAGAACCCGGAAATTCTCCCTCCTTTGCAAAAGCCAGCGAGGCATTGTATAGCCTTTCGTATACCATCAAGTTTTTGATGAAAAAACGCCAAACAAACCCTGTTGATTACCCTGTGATGTCACTTGAAGGGCTTTGGTGGGTGGAGGATGGTTTCTTCGATGTTACAGTCAAAGATAATTGGTTTTACAGATTGATGATCTTACAGCCTGATGTGGTAACAAAAGATGTTTTTGCAGAAGGGCTGGATGAGGTCCGCAAGAAATTAGGTGATTCTCCTCTCCTCTCTCAATTACGGCTTGTCTATTTTGAGGAGGGAATATGTGTGCAGTCCATGCATATCGGGCCATACGCTACAGAACCAGTCACTATCGAACGAATGCATGCCTTGGCGCTGGAAAACGGCTACCGTAACCGTAAGGGGGCAAAAGGCAAGCATCACGAGATATATCTCAGTGACCCACGGAAATCTGAACCCGGAAAACTAAAAACCGTCCTGAGACATCCGCTGGAAAAAATATAG
- a CDS encoding TetR/AcrR family transcriptional regulator translates to MPKEKVKKGEVTRLAIEDAALELYMTQGYHATSMRQIADKADLALGGIYNHFKSKEEIFEAIIIDKHPYRRILPIVLETQTDDLEVFLEHAMQVALKELSREPYYMKLMLIEMVEFEGKHGASLLKMIAPEILPVFQRLVKSRKDLRIANPAMLMRSFFGLILSYFLTGMLMSGSILDKLMPKNPADAYIDIFLHGILKESV, encoded by the coding sequence ATGCCAAAAGAGAAAGTTAAAAAGGGAGAAGTTACACGTCTGGCGATTGAAGATGCCGCCCTGGAGCTTTACATGACCCAGGGATACCACGCCACATCCATGCGGCAAATCGCTGACAAGGCTGACTTGGCCTTGGGTGGGATCTATAACCATTTCAAGAGCAAGGAAGAGATATTCGAAGCCATCATTATTGACAAACATCCCTATAGAAGGATTCTGCCGATCGTTCTTGAGACCCAAACTGATGATCTTGAAGTGTTTTTGGAACATGCCATGCAGGTTGCTCTCAAAGAGTTAAGTAGAGAACCTTACTACATGAAATTAATGTTGATCGAGATGGTTGAGTTCGAAGGTAAACATGGCGCTTCGCTACTCAAAATGATCGCCCCTGAAATTTTGCCCGTGTTTCAGCGGTTGGTCAAATCAAGGAAAGACTTGCGTATTGCCAACCCGGCGATGTTGATGCGTTCCTTTTTTGGCCTGATCCTTTCTTATTTTCTTACTGGCATGTTGATGTCTGGTTCGATACTCGATAAATTGATGCCTAAAAACCCTGCCGATGCTTATATTGATATTTTCTTGCATGGCATTCTCAAGGAGTCTGTATGA
- a CDS encoding SRPBCC family protein, whose amino-acid sequence MINLDLGILIDRPVKDVFAFVTNPNNMVKWNSMVVSMEQITPGAVGMGTKFKNVGEMMGRRIEGEMQVVAFEPDSKYGFQMNAGPMQVNVTLTFKTVGTGTKLNLNAQGNPAGVFKLAEGVMQGRVKSMMEENLARLKSVLEKG is encoded by the coding sequence ATGATCAACCTTGACCTTGGAATTTTGATCGATAGACCTGTGAAAGATGTTTTTGCGTTTGTTACGAATCCGAATAACATGGTGAAATGGAATTCTATGGTGGTCAGCATGGAGCAGATCACACCTGGCGCAGTAGGCATGGGCACCAAGTTCAAGAATGTTGGCGAAATGATGGGACGGCGCATCGAAGGGGAGATGCAGGTTGTTGCGTTCGAGCCCGATTCCAAATATGGTTTTCAAATGAACGCGGGACCAATGCAAGTGAATGTAACTTTGACTTTCAAAACCGTGGGCACTGGTACAAAATTGAATCTCAATGCACAAGGCAACCCTGCTGGTGTTTTCAAATTGGCTGAAGGTGTGATGCAGGGCCGCGTGAAATCGATGATGGAAGAAAATCTCGCGCGTCTAAAGTCGGTGTTGGAAAAAGGATAG
- a CDS encoding MFS transporter, whose protein sequence is MLPLSKVEQFGRKHLRFNVTAGFIDAGMFGIALGFASFGTILPLFVASMTDSATLIGLVPAIHSAGWLLPQLFTASHTSRLRRYKRTVLLNTINERIPFLGFAIVALLLPKIGLQAGLILTFLLLTWQGLGGGFTANAWTSMISKIIPSEYRGTFFGTQAAVANLFISGAAIGAGYLLNWYDSPINFAICFFIAAVFFGLSWGALAFTREPTDNEKVIDEHPTPFWQGASRIIKRDTNFNWFLIARTLSQFATMGFAFYIVYALRRFDMDEVTAGFLTASVTIAQTVANAGMGWLGDKFGHRSMLILGAVAAALSSFLAWYAPSLSWFFPIFILSGFANVSIWTNGMTMATTFSGEKERPFYIGLAQTLTAPATMIAPIIGGWIADTQGFKITFATSTVLSIIMLGILVLIIKEPQPQVTDLPQTEQV, encoded by the coding sequence ATGCTCCCACTCTCAAAAGTTGAACAATTCGGACGCAAACATTTACGTTTTAATGTCACTGCGGGATTCATAGACGCCGGTATGTTCGGCATCGCCCTCGGCTTCGCGTCCTTCGGGACAATCTTGCCGCTCTTCGTCGCCTCGATGACTGATTCAGCGACACTGATCGGTCTTGTCCCTGCTATCCATTCAGCGGGATGGCTCCTGCCACAGCTATTCACAGCAAGCCACACATCACGATTGCGTCGATATAAACGCACAGTCTTGTTGAACACCATTAATGAACGCATTCCATTTTTAGGGTTTGCCATCGTGGCACTTCTACTTCCCAAGATCGGTTTGCAAGCTGGCTTGATCCTCACCTTCCTGCTCCTCACCTGGCAGGGACTCGGAGGCGGATTCACCGCCAACGCCTGGACAAGCATGATCTCGAAGATCATCCCCTCTGAATATCGCGGCACGTTCTTTGGCACACAAGCCGCCGTAGCCAATCTGTTCATCAGTGGCGCGGCCATTGGCGCGGGCTATCTTCTCAATTGGTATGACTCACCCATCAACTTTGCGATCTGTTTCTTTATCGCGGCTGTGTTCTTTGGTCTCTCATGGGGCGCCCTCGCATTCACACGCGAACCAACTGACAACGAGAAAGTCATTGATGAACATCCTACACCTTTCTGGCAAGGTGCCAGCAGAATCATCAAACGTGATACCAATTTCAATTGGTTCCTGATCGCGCGCACGCTTTCGCAATTTGCCACGATGGGCTTTGCGTTCTATATCGTCTATGCCCTGCGCCGCTTTGACATGGATGAAGTCACTGCGGGTTTTCTCACTGCTTCCGTCACCATCGCACAAACGGTCGCTAACGCAGGCATGGGCTGGCTCGGCGACAAGTTCGGACATCGTTCCATGTTGATCCTCGGCGCGGTTGCAGCGGCGTTGAGTTCCTTCCTTGCATGGTATGCGCCTTCGCTCTCATGGTTCTTCCCCATCTTCATCCTTTCAGGTTTTGCGAACGTATCCATCTGGACGAACGGCATGACAATGGCAACCACATTCAGCGGTGAAAAGGAACGTCCATTTTATATTGGCCTTGCGCAAACACTCACCGCGCCCGCCACAATGATCGCTCCCATCATCGGCGGATGGATCGCAGATACACAAGGTTTCAAGATAACCTTTGCGACATCAACGGTCCTTTCCATCATCATGCTGGGGATATTGGTACTCATAATCAAAGAGCCGCAACCTCAAGTTACAGATCTTCCACAAACAGAACAGGTATAA
- a CDS encoding DUF4332 domain-containing protein, producing the protein MAYHIDAEKISLADLQKRIEATDLVPSRTSLLDGLGQNMKVLEKQGVTTLAHLRNELKTSRRLETLAKTTGIETQYLTLLRREIEGWFPKPFPLKDFDWIPKSEVAKLERHGIRNAADLYEAANSKIKRTTLAKSTGADIVILETLVQLTDLTRVQWVSPTTARMLLETGCNSAARLAKMNADELCEALVNVNAGNRFFKGKIGLRDVKRLIHAASYV; encoded by the coding sequence ATGGCATATCACATCGACGCAGAGAAAATCAGTCTCGCCGATCTGCAAAAACGGATCGAAGCAACTGATCTTGTTCCGAGCCGCACCTCCCTTCTAGATGGGCTAGGACAAAATATGAAGGTACTTGAAAAGCAAGGTGTCACCACGCTTGCCCATCTCCGCAACGAACTAAAAACATCCAGACGATTGGAAACATTAGCAAAGACAACAGGGATCGAGACCCAATATCTCACACTACTAAGACGAGAAATTGAGGGCTGGTTTCCAAAACCGTTCCCATTAAAAGATTTCGACTGGATACCTAAAAGCGAAGTCGCGAAACTTGAACGTCATGGCATCCGCAATGCTGCTGATTTATATGAGGCAGCCAACAGTAAGATCAAAAGAACCACGCTTGCGAAGTCAACAGGTGCGGACATAGTCATTCTTGAAACACTCGTCCAACTGACCGATCTGACCAGGGTGCAGTGGGTCAGTCCAACCACAGCAAGGATGTTACTTGAAACTGGCTGTAACAGTGCGGCCAGATTAGCAAAGATGAACGCCGATGAGTTATGTGAAGCGCTTGTGAATGTCAACGCTGGGAACAGGTTCTTCAAGGGCAAGATCGGTCTCAGAGATGTAAAGAGGCTCATCCATGCCGCAAGTTATGTTTGA
- a CDS encoding four helix bundle protein yields the protein MPTISRFEDIEAWKTSRELTRMVYALTEQGQFAKDFGLRNQIQRASVSVMSNIAEGFESRTQAQFLEYLGRSKASAGEVRCQLYIALDLKYLDQDQFNKVFDLADKSSRQIARFMDYLETHPQARRVREEGSEYEFK from the coding sequence ATGCCTACGATCTCGCGATTTGAAGATATTGAAGCTTGGAAGACTTCGAGAGAATTAACTCGGATGGTGTATGCGCTCACAGAGCAAGGTCAATTTGCGAAGGATTTTGGATTAAGAAACCAAATCCAACGGGCATCTGTTTCAGTTATGAGTAATATTGCCGAAGGTTTTGAGAGCCGTACACAAGCGCAATTTCTTGAATATTTAGGACGTTCAAAAGCTTCTGCAGGTGAAGTTCGTTGTCAGTTGTACATTGCTCTGGACTTGAAATACTTGGATCAAGATCAATTCAACAAAGTGTTCGATCTAGCTGATAAATCTTCCCGTCAGATTGCTCGTTTTATGGATTATCTCGAGACGCATCCTCAAGCACGACGTGTCCGTGAAGAAGGTTCAGAATATGAGTTTAAATAA
- a CDS encoding ABC transporter ATP-binding protein has product MSLPVIYVDNLTRRFGDFVAVDHINFEVNEGEVVGYLGPNGSGKTTTIRMLLGLLEPTEGEATVLGFDAFRQSEEVRKRVGYMSQKFAIYDDLTTLENLTFYGGVYGITDKARINRTLELVGLNGHESTLTRSLSAGWRQRLALGSAVVHEPKLLFLDEPTSGVDPTARRAFWDLIYELADKGVTILVTTHYMDEAEYCERVGIMRDGKLLAMDTPSNLKRDIIPGDVWEVYAEPLEQGLMVLPEIEGVLRVGLAGDHLRTIAEKGLKKEVLLKALNARNVNVKDIVVGEPTLEDVFISLAR; this is encoded by the coding sequence ATGAGCCTGCCTGTTATTTATGTTGATAATCTCACGCGCCGCTTCGGTGATTTCGTTGCGGTTGATCACATCAACTTCGAAGTGAACGAAGGGGAGGTGGTTGGGTATCTTGGACCAAACGGTTCGGGCAAGACCACTACGATCCGCATGTTGCTCGGTTTGTTGGAACCTACTGAAGGCGAAGCGACTGTGCTGGGCTTTGACGCGTTCAGGCAAAGCGAGGAAGTTCGTAAACGCGTTGGATACATGTCACAGAAGTTTGCGATCTATGATGATTTGACCACGCTGGAAAATTTGACATTTTACGGTGGCGTATATGGGATCACAGACAAAGCGCGCATCAACCGTACCCTTGAGCTGGTCGGCCTCAATGGACATGAGTCCACGCTGACACGTTCCCTTTCCGCAGGCTGGCGTCAGAGGCTTGCGTTGGGCAGTGCGGTGGTGCATGAGCCAAAGTTATTGTTCCTCGATGAACCGACTTCTGGAGTTGATCCTACCGCCCGCCGTGCCTTCTGGGATTTGATCTACGAACTTGCCGATAAAGGTGTGACGATCCTTGTCACCACGCACTACATGGACGAAGCCGAATACTGCGAACGCGTTGGTATCATGCGCGATGGGAAACTACTTGCCATGGATACGCCCTCCAATCTGAAACGAGACATCATCCCCGGCGACGTATGGGAAGTCTATGCCGAGCCGTTGGAGCAAGGCTTGATGGTGTTGCCTGAAATTGAAGGTGTATTAAGAGTGGGCCTGGCTGGTGATCATTTGCGAACGATTGCTGAAAAAGGATTGAAGAAAGAAGTTTTGCTGAAGGCATTGAATGCAAGGAATGTAAATGTGAAAGATATCGTTGTCGGTGAACCGACTCTGGAAGATGTGTTTATTTCGTTGGCGAGGTAG
- a CDS encoding PspC domain-containing protein, translated as MNTNYKQLTRSTSNRMLAGVCAGLGDYFGIDPTIVRLLTVLAFFTGFGGIALVYLVMAIVVPEQTNAQPQ; from the coding sequence ATGAATACCAACTATAAACAATTGACCCGCAGTACATCCAATCGCATGCTCGCAGGTGTGTGCGCAGGCTTGGGCGATTACTTTGGCATCGACCCGACCATCGTTCGCTTGTTAACCGTTTTAGCTTTCTTCACAGGCTTCGGCGGGATTGCATTGGTTTATCTGGTCATGGCGATCGTTGTCCCTGAGCAGACCAATGCACAGCCACAGTAA
- a CDS encoding DUF4367 domain-containing protein translates to MFTKSDAFLRNRFAYAFTILVLALTVTLIASPTARVLAADFLRQIGILNISERPVGEPVLIAPPSPEKAALVQATATPISPTSDTLSPMDVAISQAGFLPFLSNDLPEGYALDDVVAAEYLDDDQVPYGMGIFVTYRADNGGYISLHTNLFDGREQDLAMGGQRITDVSINGTAGVWIEDFPSQVGNAVDEIDMLLWQNGEYVLSIQSNRLSLAEVLELAESLKQ, encoded by the coding sequence ATGTTTACAAAATCAGACGCTTTTTTGCGTAACCGGTTCGCTTATGCTTTCACCATCCTCGTTCTCGCTCTGACGGTCACCCTGATCGCTTCTCCGACAGCGCGGGTGCTTGCCGCAGACTTTCTAAGACAGATCGGCATCCTCAATATTAGCGAACGTCCTGTTGGGGAACCAGTTCTTATTGCTCCACCTTCGCCTGAAAAAGCAGCGCTTGTGCAGGCAACAGCAACACCGATCTCACCCACTTCTGATACGTTATCACCAATGGATGTGGCGATCTCTCAGGCAGGTTTCCTTCCCTTTCTTTCTAACGATCTCCCGGAAGGATACGCTCTTGATGACGTTGTTGCCGCTGAATACCTGGACGATGACCAGGTCCCTTACGGTATGGGAATATTTGTCACCTACCGTGCTGACAATGGCGGATACATTTCCCTGCATACAAATCTTTTTGATGGTCGGGAGCAGGACCTTGCGATGGGCGGTCAAAGGATCACCGACGTCTCCATCAACGGGACAGCTGGAGTCTGGATTGAGGATTTTCCCTCACAAGTTGGGAATGCCGTTGATGAGATTGACATGCTCCTATGGCAAAATGGAGAATACGTTCTGTCCATTCAGTCAAACCGCTTGTCACTAGCTGAAGTGCTTGAGTTGGCAGAATCTTTAAAACAATAG
- a CDS encoding sigma-70 family RNA polymerase sigma factor, translating into MMTKSRFTTWLGAPAKEADFEEVYQQELPRIYNFFRYRFGDDSIAEDLTADTFEKAWRNRNSYKRDLSAFSTWLFTIAQRVAVDYYRRQRSNAPLEDFIHIPAEENTEDATQHRDELSRLSVLLSQLADRDRELVALKYGAGLTNRTIASLTGMTESNVGVILHRVVQLLRSEWEVHS; encoded by the coding sequence ATGATGACAAAATCCCGCTTTACAACCTGGCTTGGAGCGCCTGCAAAGGAAGCAGATTTCGAGGAAGTGTATCAACAGGAACTTCCGCGAATCTACAACTTCTTCCGTTATCGATTTGGCGACGATTCCATTGCCGAAGACCTGACAGCCGATACCTTTGAGAAGGCATGGCGAAACCGCAACAGCTACAAACGCGACCTGTCGGCCTTCTCTACCTGGCTTTTTACCATCGCTCAGCGGGTGGCTGTCGACTACTATCGCAGACAACGCTCCAATGCTCCGCTGGAGGATTTCATTCATATCCCAGCCGAAGAAAATACAGAAGATGCGACACAACACAGGGACGAGCTTTCCCGTTTGTCCGTTCTTCTCTCCCAGCTTGCAGACCGTGACCGAGAGTTGGTGGCTCTCAAATACGGTGCAGGTCTCACCAACCGCACCATCGCGAGTCTCACTGGGATGACCGAATCAAATGTCGGCGTGATCCTTCATCGTGTTGTCCAGTTATTACGCTCCGAGTGGGAGGTTCATTCATGA
- a CDS encoding efflux RND transporter periplasmic adaptor subunit: MKNNFPPLPVRIVVLLLVLSAIGYYGYRSLNPVNNGQLSASGTIESVVVNVSPEMAGKVTEVLATEGQPVTTGAPLLHLDDNLLQSEKQTAQSALDSANAAVQTAEVALESAQLQYDLTLSNALAQEKDTRLTIWKDSKPTQFDQPVWYFSKEERIKAAQAEVDVKKAALDTAMKKLDETNQRAGSSDFLAIETKLIQMRIAFQNAQDVFDSTNGASDSQDLRDAAQITLDEAEIDLEDAQKDYDDALTTDGATDVLTARADAIVAQEAYDLAVDNLRALQTGADSPQVQAAAKAVEQATAALAQAKTNVASAQSRLNTVETQLTKLAVNAPMDGVILARNAEPGEFVQPGAVAFTMANLNELTITVYVPEDQYGNISLGQKATVTVDSFAGETFDAEVVHMADQAEFTPRNVQTVEGRSSTVYAIKLKVTDLEGKLKIGMPADVVFK; the protein is encoded by the coding sequence ATGAAAAACAATTTCCCCCCTCTTCCCGTTCGTATTGTTGTCTTATTGCTTGTGCTTTCAGCAATTGGGTATTACGGGTATCGTTCGCTGAACCCGGTAAATAATGGACAACTCAGCGCTTCCGGTACCATTGAATCGGTTGTTGTAAACGTCTCACCGGAGATGGCTGGCAAAGTGACAGAAGTCCTTGCCACCGAAGGACAGCCCGTTACAACGGGTGCCCCGCTTCTTCATCTGGACGATAATCTGCTTCAGTCCGAAAAACAGACTGCCCAATCCGCGCTGGATTCTGCTAACGCCGCCGTTCAAACCGCTGAGGTCGCATTGGAATCTGCCCAACTGCAATATGACCTGACCCTCTCCAACGCTCTCGCGCAGGAAAAGGACACACGCCTCACGATTTGGAAGGACTCGAAGCCAACGCAATTCGATCAACCCGTTTGGTATTTTTCCAAGGAAGAACGTATCAAGGCCGCTCAGGCTGAAGTAGATGTGAAGAAAGCCGCCCTTGATACTGCCATGAAAAAATTGGATGAGACCAACCAACGGGCGGGTAGTTCCGATTTCCTTGCCATTGAAACGAAGCTTATCCAAATGCGCATTGCGTTCCAAAACGCGCAGGATGTATTTGACTCCACCAATGGAGCCTCGGACAGCCAGGATTTGCGTGATGCCGCACAGATCACTCTCGATGAAGCAGAGATAGACCTTGAAGACGCGCAAAAAGATTACGACGATGCTCTCACAACCGATGGCGCGACAGATGTTCTGACTGCTCGTGCAGATGCCATTGTTGCGCAAGAAGCCTATGACCTCGCTGTGGACAATCTGCGTGCCCTGCAAACAGGCGCGGACTCTCCTCAAGTACAAGCCGCCGCCAAAGCCGTGGAGCAGGCAACTGCCGCACTTGCACAGGCAAAGACCAATGTCGCTTCTGCACAATCGAGGTTGAATACTGTTGAGACACAATTGACCAAGCTTGCCGTCAACGCTCCGATGGATGGTGTCATCCTCGCCCGCAATGCGGAGCCCGGTGAATTCGTTCAGCCTGGTGCCGTTGCCTTCACAATGGCAAACCTCAACGAGTTGACCATCACCGTCTATGTTCCTGAAGACCAATACGGCAACATCTCGCTCGGACAGAAGGCCACTGTAACTGTTGACTCTTTCGCAGGCGAAACCTTCGATGCTGAAGTTGTTCACATGGCAGATCAGGCTGAATTCACCCCGCGCAATGTCCAAACCGTGGAAGGACGCAGTTCAACCGTCTACGCCATCAAATTAAAAGTAACGGACTTGGAAGGCAAACTCAAGATCGGCATGCCCGCAGATGTGGTGTTCAAATAA
- a CDS encoding ABC transporter permease: MSSRLMSIIRKEFIQIFRDPRTLILIILMPIMQLFLLGYAATTDVKNISIAVWDQSQSTQSRALLDAFRAANYFSIDYAVYSADEYKNLIESGNIRAALIIPPDYEQRLIEGKAQVSLVLDGSDATVGGTALSTAKLIGQSYATKVLTEQAALTGRPSSFNPPLEVRTQVWYNPDLIQAYFNVPGVIGMILYFITALLTASSIVRERERGTIEQLIVTPIRSWELVLGKLLPYTILAFIDTLEILIIGHWWFKVPIRGDIGLVFALSGLFIISSLGIGLFASTVANTQQEAFITVMVTMLPTIFLSGFFFPIEAMPEFLQWVSAIIPLRYFLVIIRALLLKGVGAAALQNEIIALVIFAIVIMGAASARFRKRLD, translated from the coding sequence ATGAGTTCACGTTTAATGTCCATTATTCGAAAAGAGTTTATCCAAATCTTTCGTGACCCGCGCACGCTGATCCTGATCATCCTCATGCCGATCATGCAGTTGTTCCTGCTTGGGTATGCGGCGACCACGGATGTGAAGAACATCTCCATCGCGGTTTGGGACCAGAGTCAGTCTACTCAATCCCGCGCGTTGTTGGATGCCTTCCGTGCCGCGAATTATTTCAGTATTGATTATGCCGTGTATTCGGCAGATGAATACAAGAACTTGATCGAGTCGGGCAATATCCGCGCCGCACTCATCATCCCGCCAGATTACGAACAACGCCTCATCGAAGGCAAAGCACAGGTTTCGCTTGTCTTGGATGGCTCTGATGCAACTGTTGGCGGGACTGCACTCTCCACAGCAAAATTGATCGGGCAATCCTATGCCACAAAAGTGTTGACCGAACAAGCCGCACTGACAGGTAGACCATCCTCCTTCAACCCACCTCTCGAGGTGCGCACGCAGGTTTGGTACAACCCCGATCTCATTCAGGCTTACTTCAACGTCCCGGGCGTGATCGGCATGATCTTGTATTTCATAACCGCCTTGTTGACCGCCTCTTCCATCGTACGTGAACGCGAACGTGGCACTATTGAGCAATTGATCGTAACCCCCATCCGTTCATGGGAATTGGTCTTGGGCAAACTTTTGCCCTACACCATCCTTGCATTCATCGACACGCTTGAGATCCTGATCATTGGTCATTGGTGGTTCAAGGTTCCCATCCGTGGCGACATTGGTCTTGTCTTTGCGCTTTCAGGATTGTTCATCATTTCAAGCCTCGGCATTGGTTTGTTCGCATCCACCGTCGCCAATACCCAACAAGAAGCCTTTATCACAGTCATGGTCACCATGTTACCGACCATCTTCCTCTCTGGCTTTTTCTTCCCTATCGAAGCCATGCCCGAGTTCCTTCAGTGGGTGTCAGCGATCATTCCGCTTCGATACTTCCTTGTGATCATTCGCGCCTTATTGCTCAAGGGCGTTGGCGCGGCGGCATTGCAAAATGAGATCATCGCATTGGTGATCTTTGCAATCGTCATCATGGGAGCGGCCTCTGCGCGCTTCCGCAAACGTTTGGATTAA
- a CDS encoding ABC transporter ATP-binding protein gives MSLNNVSTFERSNVPTLLVNATNLKKSFGSTHAVDGVSLEIAAGEIYGLVGADGAGKTTTMRLLVGALKADSGQVNICGYDIEKQTENARSQFGYLSQRFSMYEDLTVLENIRFFAEVRGLKPDEWLPRSLEILEFVGLDKFKDRRAGQLSGGMKQKLGLASALVTRPKVLLLDEPTTGVDPVTRQDFWQLVIRLSTQGEGVSVIISTPYMDEASRCHRVGFMKEGKIIAEDTPSNLRSLLNDRILALRGSPINVLRHAAHKDVDVEDVQAFGDRLHIRVSEGKAQDVLSRLKVQIGSEGGRVDELRIVPPVLEDVFIALSDHEYEHKGA, from the coding sequence ATGAGTTTAAATAACGTTTCAACGTTTGAACGTTCCAACGTTCCAACACTGTTGGTGAATGCGACCAACCTCAAAAAATCCTTCGGCAGTACCCATGCCGTGGACGGTGTCTCCCTCGAGATCGCCGCAGGCGAGATCTATGGACTCGTCGGTGCCGATGGGGCAGGGAAGACGACTACCATGCGTCTGCTCGTCGGTGCCCTCAAAGCGGATTCGGGTCAGGTGAATATCTGCGGATATGACATCGAAAAACAAACCGAAAATGCACGTTCTCAGTTTGGGTACCTATCGCAAAGATTCTCGATGTATGAAGACTTAACGGTTTTGGAGAATATCCGTTTCTTCGCCGAGGTGCGTGGACTCAAACCTGATGAGTGGCTTCCGCGTTCATTGGAGATTCTGGAATTTGTCGGGCTTGATAAGTTCAAAGATCGTCGCGCAGGTCAGCTCTCTGGTGGTATGAAACAAAAGCTGGGTCTTGCCTCTGCGCTTGTCACACGCCCGAAGGTGTTGCTCCTCGATGAACCTACCACGGGTGTAGACCCTGTGACCCGTCAGGATTTTTGGCAATTGGTGATTCGCCTTTCTACACAAGGCGAAGGCGTCAGTGTCATCATCTCCACGCCATACATGGACGAAGCCTCACGTTGTCATCGTGTGGGTTTCATGAAGGAAGGAAAGATCATCGCGGAAGATACGCCGTCCAATTTGCGCTCCTTATTGAACGATCGCATCCTTGCGTTGCGCGGCTCACCGATCAATGTCCTTCGTCATGCGGCGCACAAGGATGTGGATGTGGAAGATGTTCAAGCGTTCGGAGATCGATTGCATATCCGTGTCAGCGAAGGAAAGGCTCAAGATGTTTTGAGCAGGCTGAAGGTCCAGATTGGAAGCGAGGGAGGTCGCGTGGATGAACTCCGTATCGTGCCGCCTGTCCTTGAAGATGTTTTCATCGCGTTGTCCGATCATGAATATGAACATAAAGGAGCTTGA